A segment of the Corythoichthys intestinalis isolate RoL2023-P3 chromosome 16, ASM3026506v1, whole genome shotgun sequence genome:
AGCAGCTTTCCTCATCATCTTATCTGAAGTAAACCAGAAATATGATGTGGCCCATCAAAAAATATAAACCCTAAGTCCAGTGCCTCCTTAAAAATTGCACATCATATCATTCTAAGTAGCATCACTTCTTCTGCACAGGTATGAATCTGACATGTCGACTCAACACAAAAGCAGAAGTAAGATGAGccagtttttgtcactgcgtatTTCACTGTGATACTGCTTCAGAAGCAGAGTCATCCCACGTGCTACAATAATACTCAGCAGAATCTTCCGCCTTTGCCTGTTTAATGATGAATTGGAAATCCACACTGGAGGATGTTTTGGCATTGAACTGGCTAGAGGAGAATCCTGATTCATAGCCAGGTGAGTCCCATGCATGGCGATGCCACAGAATTAACTGAGGAGCATCTCCAGGAAACTGCCTATAAAAGCCGACACTATTGCCATAATCCCTCTGAATGTTGCAATTGAGAACCACCTCTTGTCCTACAGAAACGGTCAGAACCACCGGCGTCTGGGTCAGCACTATGGCCGCGTCGCCACCTGtcaacagacaaaaacaaaaccgtTAGCCGAGTCCAACTTGTGGAGGACAAATGATAAAAAGGGTCTCACAAGTAAGCGCGGCGATGAGAAGGCAGAGAATCCCCAACATGGTGTCACTGAACATCACTGAAGCGGTTCTGGTTGCGCCCCACAGCTTTTAAATGAGATGGAGAGGAAGTACTTTCTAAAGGGGGGCGAAAAGTGGGGGAGGCTTCATACGTCCACTTTATTTTGCTTAAACCTTTATAAGGGTAGTAACTAGGGATGTCTGGTCcgatcaagtcattttcaaagtatcggaatcggcaaaaaaatatcggccatgccttttttaaatatatattagagctgtcaaatgattaaaatttgtaatcgagttaattacagcttaaaaattaattaatcgtaattaatcgcaattcaaaccatctataaaacatgccatatttttctgtaaattattgttggaatgaaaagataagacacaagacggatagatacattcaacatacggtacataagttcgatatttgtttattataacaataaatcaacaaaatggcattaacattattaacattctgttaaagcgatccacggatagaaagagttgtagttcttaaaagaaaaatattagtacaagttataaaaattttatatattaaaacccctcttaatgtttccgttttaataaaatttgtaaaattttcaatcaaaaaataaactagtagccccccactgttgatgtcaataattacttacacaatgctcatgggtgctgaacctataaaatcagtcgcacccaagcgccagcagagggcggcaaaactccataaaacacaattaacaagtgagcgtttcactgtactgtcatttaaatgtgtctgagcgggctatctgcgttaattgcgtcaaatattttaacgtgattaatttaaaaaatcaattaacgctgattaatgcgataattttgacagccctattatatatatatatatatatatatctattttttttaaaaatcaaatcgttttctaattgtatttaacgttacagacataatatgttacactcatccagagtcattAGTTTAGgcgtaaggtagggttatcaaatgtatcccgataatggcgttatttttaaaaaaatgtatcacgttaaaatatataacacaattaatgcatgcgttgcacaaaccactcacgcattgtcgcgctcaatctgtaatggtgccgttttaccaataaagagagctaaaaggcactgtaaaatgagtagagtgaatttttgcagcctttggagcctttttttaattggctaaagccttacaatccctctccctatgattagaaatatcatggaacgcaatgtggggaagcaaggtagcaattgatctttttcttaacaccttatgttatttcccaacgcagagaagttatatcaattggtagcactacacacagtcatggttgcacttcccataatgcatttgggcatggctacagtatcatttactgaaagctcaacaaatacactagatggcaatatttattcacaatatacaaagtcacatttatcctttaagaattacaagtctttctatcggtggatccctctcacagaaagaatgttaataatgttaatgccatcttgttgatttattgttataataaacaaatacaggactcatgtactgtatgttgaatgtatacaggtATATACGTCTGagtttgattcattttttttcttaatgcattgccaaaatgtatatgatcgggaaaaatgatcgggaatgattggaattgaatcgggagcaaaaaaaaaaaagcaatcggatcaggaaatatcgggatcggcagatactcaaactaaaacgatcgggaatggatcgggagcaaaaaaacatgatcggaacaaccctagtagtaACTACTTTTGTCAACACTTCTTGGGTCTTGTAGGCCACAATAAGTACAAGCGTGACCAACAtgtgtattattatttgtacataataaatatactgtatatatatggat
Coding sequences within it:
- the LOC130932185 gene encoding immunoglobulin lambda-1 light chain-like; the protein is MLGILCLLIAALTCGDAAIVLTQTPVVLTVSVGQEVVLNCNIQRDYGNSVGFYRQFPGDAPQLILWHRHAWDSPGYESGFSSSQFNAKTSSSVDFQFIIKQAKAEDSAEYYCSTWDDSASEAVFGGGTKLVVTSSDVSPPVVTVFPPSNDELQFKEATLVCVATQSIPSADVTWMDRGRPASGAVATGPATRETNGNYKISSYLTVQTSEWNSDVPYTCKVSLGSQSAENTISKSKCSI